From Sediminibacterium sp. TEGAF015, a single genomic window includes:
- a CDS encoding ATP-binding protein: MLYHSLLQKQITQFLNSALESNPDLADFLDAINKSYNSFERDRKITEHAFDVSEKEYQLATKDLQTQNEIRQQSIYKLKQAIKALDPAAPQEFDEDSDDLIDIISFLEKQILKTKQLEADLIYAKDVAEKAAQAKSEFLSVMSHEIRTPLNAIIGTIMLLQYQDLAPDQKELLNVMEISSENLLSLINDVLDFSKLEEGKIIFAERNINVLHFLKNIKMANQVKAEEKRNRIKITYDDDIPEFLVSDDVRLGQILNNLISNAVKFTKDGTITIRVELVANNKQDVDLMFSIEDTGIGIPKEKQHLVFERFTQANNNITREFGGSGLGLTIIRRLLQLQGSEIYLESEPGVGSKFFFTLKFKKSNSEIREEAKQSGTENKPDLTGKKILLVEDVEFNIMVAMRMLKNWHAEVDLAENGAIAVEKVKEEKYDLILMDIQMPVMDGYTATRNIRMFNTEVPIIALTASVITTDIEAKAKQIGMDGCLSKPFNPNTLYTIIMDNIVPSA, translated from the coding sequence ATGCTATATCATAGCTTATTACAAAAGCAGATTACCCAGTTTCTGAATAGTGCTTTGGAGAGTAATCCAGATTTGGCTGATTTTTTGGATGCTATTAATAAAAGTTATAATTCATTTGAGAGAGACAGAAAAATTACTGAACATGCTTTTGATGTGAGCGAAAAGGAATATCAGCTTGCAACCAAAGATCTACAGACACAAAATGAAATCAGGCAACAATCAATCTATAAGTTAAAACAGGCTATCAAAGCACTGGATCCTGCCGCACCTCAGGAGTTTGATGAAGACAGTGATGATTTAATTGATATAATATCTTTTCTGGAAAAGCAAATTCTCAAGACAAAACAGCTGGAAGCTGATTTGATTTACGCCAAAGATGTTGCCGAAAAAGCAGCACAGGCTAAAAGTGAGTTCTTGTCTGTTATGAGTCATGAAATCAGAACGCCTCTGAATGCAATTATAGGAACCATCATGCTGCTCCAGTATCAAGATTTAGCACCTGACCAAAAGGAGCTACTGAATGTAATGGAAATTTCTTCAGAGAATCTATTGAGTCTTATTAATGATGTGTTAGATTTTAGCAAACTGGAAGAGGGGAAAATCATATTCGCTGAAAGGAATATAAATGTGCTGCATTTTCTGAAGAACATTAAAATGGCCAATCAGGTCAAGGCAGAAGAAAAGCGGAATAGAATTAAGATTACCTATGACGACGATATACCGGAATTTCTGGTAAGTGATGATGTAAGGCTTGGCCAAATATTAAACAACCTGATTTCTAATGCAGTAAAATTCACTAAAGACGGAACCATTACTATTAGAGTAGAACTGGTTGCTAATAACAAACAGGATGTCGATTTAATGTTTTCTATAGAAGACACAGGAATTGGTATTCCAAAAGAAAAACAACACTTGGTATTTGAGCGCTTTACGCAAGCTAATAATAATATAACCAGAGAGTTTGGCGGATCTGGACTTGGATTAACAATTATCAGAAGATTACTGCAATTGCAGGGTAGTGAAATTTATCTAGAAAGTGAACCTGGTGTGGGTTCTAAGTTTTTCTTCACCCTTAAATTTAAGAAAAGCAACAGTGAAATCAGGGAGGAAGCAAAACAAAGTGGAACAGAAAACAAACCAGATTTAACAGGGAAAAAAATACTCTTGGTAGAAGATGTGGAGTTTAACATTATGGTTGCCATGCGAATGTTAAAAAACTGGCATGCGGAAGTGGATCTTGCTGAAAACGGTGCTATTGCAGTGGAAAAAGTTAAAGAAGAGAAATACGATTTGATACTAATGGATATTCAAATGCCGGTAATGGATGGATATACTGCAACTAGAAACATCAGAATGTTCAATACGGAAGTGCCTATCATTGCACTAACAGCTTCTGTTATTACAACTGATATTGAAGCTAAAGCAAAACAGATAGGAATGGATGGCTGTTTGTCTAAACCGTTTAATCCAAATACGCTTTATACTATCATCATGGACAATATAGTTCCATCAGCATAA
- the corA gene encoding magnesium/cobalt transporter CorA, whose product MTGSQYLKLLNPLALFNTRRTRDIFKVNPTVNPERKEADHIVVSVFDFDKGVINESNYDRIESCEQFKDNGRISWINVDGIRKNEVELLCNHFGIHYLIAEDILSVGQRPKIDEIHPVLYCLLNMLYFNEQTATVETEQISIILGKDYVITYQEDASRDVFDGVREKLKLSDSKLRQSGADYLCYALIDMIVDHYYLVMDKIGDRIELLEERIIRSSNKRSLAEINALRKELIVLKRNVGPVRDIVNGFVKTDSHLLEDKTRKYFKDIYDHIVQANDLAESYRDMMLNLHDLYVSNVNLKMNEVMKVMAIVTCLLAPATVIGGIFGMNFDIIPYAHESNGFYIATALMIIVPLIMVFVFRKRGWF is encoded by the coding sequence ATGACAGGAAGCCAGTATTTAAAATTATTAAATCCGCTTGCGTTATTTAATACCAGACGCACGAGAGATATTTTTAAAGTAAATCCTACGGTTAATCCGGAAAGAAAAGAAGCAGATCATATTGTAGTTTCTGTTTTTGATTTTGATAAAGGGGTAATTAATGAGAGCAACTATGACAGAATTGAATCCTGTGAGCAATTCAAAGACAATGGCAGGATTAGTTGGATAAATGTGGATGGTATCAGAAAAAATGAAGTAGAGCTTTTATGCAACCATTTTGGTATTCACTATTTAATTGCAGAAGATATTTTAAGCGTAGGTCAACGACCCAAAATAGATGAAATTCATCCCGTATTATATTGTTTGTTGAATATGCTTTACTTCAATGAACAGACTGCTACTGTAGAAACGGAACAAATCAGTATTATTCTCGGAAAAGATTATGTTATCACTTATCAGGAAGACGCCAGCAGAGATGTTTTTGACGGGGTTCGTGAAAAATTAAAGCTCAGTGACTCTAAACTAAGGCAGAGCGGAGCTGATTATTTGTGTTATGCATTAATTGATATGATCGTTGACCACTATTATCTGGTGATGGATAAAATTGGGGATAGAATTGAATTACTGGAGGAACGAATTATCAGAAGCAGTAACAAAAGATCATTGGCGGAAATTAATGCGCTTCGTAAAGAGTTGATTGTGTTAAAAAGAAATGTTGGACCTGTTAGGGATATTGTCAATGGATTTGTAAAAACTGATAGTCACTTGTTGGAAGACAAGACAAGGAAATATTTCAAAGATATTTATGACCACATAGTTCAGGCAAATGACCTGGCAGAAAGCTATAGGGATATGATGCTCAACCTTCACGACCTATATGTGAGCAATGTTAATCTGAAGATGAATGAAGTAATGAAAGTAATGGCAATCGTTACCTGCTTGCTTGCGCCCGCCACTGTAATTGGAGGCATATTTGGAATGAACTTCGATATCATTCCCTATGCTCATGAAAGCAATGGATTTTATATTGCAACAGCATTAATGATTATTGTACCACTGATAATGGTATTTGTTTTCAGAAAGCGGGGTTGGTTTTAA
- a CDS encoding MATE family efflux transporter, giving the protein MSQSMGGTRIRFWYDLFRESLNSEHKDFTKGSLRKAIFLLAVPMILEMCMESVFAVVDIFFVSKLGSAAAATVGLTESVLTIIYSLAIGLSMAATAVVARRVGEKNHEAAAEAGAQTLIICLIISMMISVIGVFFAADILALVGASPEILQIGSTYVSIMLIGNLVIMLLFLINGIFRGAGNAAMAMKSLWLANLCNIVLCPVMIHFYGLTGAAIATTTGRSIGVLYQLYNLQKGKGIIQMKWNHFKPIWSIIISIVNIASTGALQFIIASASWIFMAKIISGYGSDAIAGYTIAIRLIIFFLMPAWGLSNAAATLVGQNLGANQIERAEASVWKTAQYNAVFMTIVSTLFISAAPFFVGLMSHEPMVIATGASALRIISFGYLFYGVGMVMMNAFNGAGDSRTPTVINFFWFWIFQIPVAYYLSGAANWGTDGVFWAIVITETAVAITSTVLFKRGRWKTVKI; this is encoded by the coding sequence ATGAGTCAATCAATGGGTGGAACCAGAATTCGTTTTTGGTACGATTTGTTCAGGGAATCTTTGAACAGCGAACACAAGGATTTTACAAAAGGCAGCTTAAGAAAAGCCATTTTTTTATTGGCGGTACCGATGATTCTTGAAATGTGCATGGAATCTGTTTTTGCTGTAGTAGATATCTTTTTTGTCAGCAAACTGGGATCGGCTGCAGCTGCAACAGTAGGCTTAACAGAGTCTGTTTTAACCATTATTTATTCTTTAGCTATTGGTCTCAGTATGGCTGCAACAGCAGTAGTAGCCAGAAGAGTTGGCGAAAAGAATCATGAAGCCGCAGCAGAAGCAGGAGCACAAACACTGATTATTTGTCTCATAATTAGTATGATGATTAGTGTGATTGGTGTCTTTTTTGCGGCTGATATTTTAGCGCTGGTAGGAGCGTCCCCTGAAATTTTACAAATAGGTTCAACCTATGTTTCCATTATGCTGATTGGAAATCTGGTTATTATGTTACTGTTTTTAATTAATGGTATTTTCAGGGGAGCGGGCAATGCGGCCATGGCTATGAAAAGTTTGTGGCTGGCCAATCTTTGTAATATTGTTTTGTGTCCTGTAATGATTCATTTTTATGGTTTAACCGGAGCGGCCATTGCAACAACAACCGGTAGAAGCATCGGCGTTCTTTATCAATTGTATAATCTTCAGAAAGGGAAAGGAATTATCCAGATGAAATGGAATCATTTTAAACCCATCTGGTCAATTATTATTTCTATTGTAAACATAGCTTCAACCGGAGCCCTGCAATTTATCATTGCATCTGCCAGCTGGATTTTTATGGCTAAGATTATTTCAGGTTATGGCAGTGATGCAATTGCCGGATACACCATTGCCATCCGCTTAATTATTTTTTTCCTGATGCCCGCCTGGGGATTAAGCAATGCAGCTGCTACGTTGGTTGGACAAAATCTGGGGGCGAATCAAATAGAAAGAGCAGAAGCTTCCGTTTGGAAAACAGCTCAATACAATGCTGTTTTTATGACCATAGTTTCCACACTGTTTATTAGTGCAGCCCCATTCTTTGTAGGGTTGATGAGTCATGAGCCAATGGTAATAGCTACCGGGGCCAGTGCATTAAGAATTATTAGCTTTGGATATTTATTTTACGGTGTTGGTATGGTAATGATGAATGCCTTTAACGGAGCAGGGGATAGCAGAACCCCAACCGTTATCAATTTTTTCTGGTTTTGGATTTTTCAAATTCCAGTTGCCTATTATTTATCAGGAGCAGCCAACTGGGGCACCGATGGCGTTTTCTGGGCAATTGTTATAACTGAAACTGCTGTTGCTATAACGAGTACTGTTTTATTCAAAAGAGGCAGGTGGAAAACCGTAAAAATTTAA
- a CDS encoding response regulator transcription factor, giving the protein MQTTITVFIADNQMMYKLGLKTVLQAFPTIKLVGNNEFKENWVNDIVEARPDVVLIDLESDSPEVTKHILSHSPDTAVIFLSYQITHQLMFQLLEAGTMGFVSKQARETEIMESIQTCYAHKHYFCKISAECLSYIVANNYQLPTKVSANFTERELQIIERICNEKTSKEIAGELHLSKRTVEGHRIRIMGKLGAKCSAGIVTYAIQNGLYQQA; this is encoded by the coding sequence ATGCAAACAACGATTACCGTATTTATCGCCGATAATCAAATGATGTACAAGCTTGGTTTAAAAACAGTACTCCAGGCTTTTCCTACAATTAAATTGGTTGGCAACAACGAGTTTAAAGAGAACTGGGTGAATGATATAGTTGAAGCCCGGCCAGATGTAGTATTAATCGATTTAGAATCGGACTCTCCGGAAGTAACCAAGCATATATTGAGCCATTCCCCCGACACAGCTGTTATTTTTCTATCCTATCAGATAACGCATCAATTAATGTTTCAGTTATTGGAAGCTGGCACTATGGGATTTGTTTCCAAACAAGCCAGGGAAACGGAAATCATGGAGTCGATTCAAACCTGTTATGCGCACAAACATTACTTCTGTAAAATAAGTGCAGAGTGTTTAAGTTATATCGTTGCCAATAATTATCAATTACCTACTAAGGTATCGGCGAATTTTACAGAACGGGAATTACAAATTATTGAGCGTATCTGCAATGAAAAAACCAGTAAGGAAATTGCCGGTGAACTACACTTGAGTAAAAGGACCGTTGAAGGACACAGAATCAGGATTATGGGGAAACTGGGCGCCAAGTGCAGCGCAGGTATTGTTACCTACGCCATTCAAAACGGACTTTACCAACAAGCCTGA
- a CDS encoding TolC family protein: protein MKQHFQYLLYTGITIIAISCAMPKPVSINKAEILPAAFLQSTDSVNIASLPKKIFFPDPALQELIDTAIANNADIRIAVQRIAASKAGVGIAQGLTKPGLDAIVSTGVDKFGDYTMNGLGNYDMNLSPNIRKDQQIPLNMPDLFVGFRSSWEADVWGKLSNRKKAALNRYLATEQARKWVTTQLVSQVAELYYELLALDKELEILQRNIKLQENGVEIVKIQKVGGRATELAVQQFTAQLLGTKSMLNVMKQRITATENLLSAISGKYDFKIKRGAGITDLKLPGEMQIGIPAQLLANRPDIKEAELLLEAAGAEVEASRKAFLPSLNISAYTALNSFKTSVLFSPQSLTYGLLGGLVTPVLSKNMLKGNYQLASAAQQEAFELYRKQIVYAYHEVQTNLSGIDQYNKIYDLKVQETKSLQAAVASSNDLYMGGAATYLEVVTAQRGVLEAELDQINSKKTVFVYLINLYRSLGGGWN from the coding sequence ATGAAGCAACATTTTCAATATTTACTATATACAGGAATAACAATCATAGCTATTTCCTGTGCCATGCCCAAGCCCGTTTCCATTAATAAAGCAGAGATTCTGCCTGCAGCTTTTCTGCAATCAACTGATAGTGTAAATATTGCGTCTCTTCCTAAAAAAATATTTTTTCCTGATCCGGCTTTACAGGAATTAATTGATACTGCTATTGCCAATAATGCAGATATCAGAATTGCTGTACAAAGAATTGCTGCATCAAAAGCTGGTGTAGGCATAGCGCAGGGTTTAACCAAACCCGGATTGGATGCAATCGTGTCAACTGGGGTAGACAAATTTGGAGATTATACCATGAATGGCCTGGGTAATTATGATATGAACCTTTCTCCCAATATCCGGAAAGACCAACAGATACCTTTGAATATGCCTGACTTGTTTGTAGGTTTCAGAAGTAGCTGGGAAGCAGATGTCTGGGGGAAATTATCAAACCGGAAAAAAGCAGCACTGAACCGATACCTTGCAACTGAACAAGCAAGAAAATGGGTTACTACTCAACTGGTTTCTCAGGTTGCAGAACTGTATTACGAACTTTTAGCCTTGGATAAGGAATTAGAAATATTACAACGAAATATTAAACTTCAGGAAAATGGAGTGGAAATTGTAAAAATTCAAAAAGTTGGGGGAAGGGCAACAGAGCTCGCAGTTCAGCAATTTACGGCACAGTTACTGGGAACCAAGAGTATGCTGAATGTGATGAAACAACGGATTACTGCTACTGAAAATCTATTAAGTGCCATTTCCGGCAAATACGATTTCAAAATCAAAAGAGGGGCTGGCATCACCGATTTAAAACTACCTGGAGAAATGCAAATTGGCATACCTGCTCAATTATTAGCCAACAGACCAGATATTAAAGAAGCTGAATTACTATTGGAAGCTGCTGGAGCTGAAGTTGAAGCCAGCAGAAAAGCATTTTTGCCCTCACTGAATATAAGCGCATATACTGCATTAAACAGCTTCAAAACATCTGTACTTTTTAGCCCTCAGTCTTTAACCTATGGATTATTGGGTGGTCTTGTTACTCCTGTTCTAAGCAAAAACATGTTAAAGGGAAATTATCAATTGGCCAGTGCTGCTCAGCAGGAAGCATTTGAATTGTACAGAAAGCAAATTGTCTATGCCTACCATGAAGTGCAAACCAATCTTAGTGGAATAGACCAGTACAATAAAATTTATGACCTTAAAGTTCAAGAAACAAAGAGTTTACAGGCAGCTGTTGCATCTTCCAATGACCTCTATATGGGTGGAGCAGCTACTTATCTGGAAGTAGTGACTGCACAAAGAGGTGTTCTGGAAGCCGAACTGGATCAAATCAATTCCAAGAAAACTGTTTTTGTTTACCTGATTAACTTATATAGGTCATTGGGGGGTGGTTGGAATTAA
- a CDS encoding YheT family hydrolase has product MPIVHSTNFKPPVLQYNGHWQSIYPSLFRKVAFTYAKRERLELTDGDFLDLDWSVSERKSDKLVIITHGLEGDSGRHYVTGMAKIFTANGYDALGWNCRSCGGELNRLARFYHHGDASDLKTVIQHSIQQYGYKHIVLIGFSMGGSLTLRAVSEHPLEVPSAVKKAIGFSVPCSLKGSVDALSTSANRIYLNRFLKKLGKKIKIKAKLFPDQIDATGYDSIKTFIEFDNRYTAPLHGYENALDFYEKASVGPILHKVAVPSLIVQSVNDPFLLPNCMPIDTAKEHPHLFLEMPQQGGHCGFMIRGNSYTWAEIRARSFAENGE; this is encoded by the coding sequence ATGCCCATAGTACATTCAACAAATTTTAAACCCCCTGTCCTTCAATACAACGGGCATTGGCAAAGTATTTATCCCAGCTTGTTCAGAAAAGTTGCTTTCACTTATGCCAAAAGAGAAAGGCTTGAATTAACAGATGGTGATTTCTTGGATCTGGATTGGTCTGTGTCTGAAAGAAAATCGGACAAATTGGTTATCATCACCCATGGTTTGGAAGGAGACTCAGGCAGGCATTATGTAACGGGTATGGCTAAAATATTTACAGCCAATGGATATGATGCACTCGGTTGGAACTGCCGGAGTTGTGGCGGAGAATTGAACCGATTGGCAAGATTTTATCATCATGGAGATGCAAGTGATTTAAAGACAGTTATTCAGCATAGTATTCAGCAGTATGGCTATAAGCATATTGTGTTAATTGGATTTAGCATGGGTGGAAGCTTAACCTTAAGAGCCGTATCTGAACATCCGCTGGAAGTTCCCTCAGCGGTAAAAAAAGCCATAGGCTTTTCTGTACCCTGTAGTTTAAAGGGAAGTGTAGATGCATTGTCTACTTCGGCGAACCGGATTTATTTAAACCGATTTTTAAAAAAGCTCGGAAAGAAAATAAAAATAAAAGCAAAGCTTTTCCCTGATCAGATTGATGCAACAGGCTATGATAGTATCAAAACTTTTATTGAATTCGATAATAGGTATACAGCCCCACTTCATGGTTACGAAAATGCACTTGATTTTTATGAGAAAGCCAGTGTGGGTCCAATATTACACAAGGTAGCCGTACCGTCTTTGATAGTACAGTCGGTTAATGATCCTTTTTTATTACCGAATTGCATGCCAATAGATACAGCAAAAGAGCATCCTCATTTGTTTCTCGAAATGCCTCAACAGGGTGGCCATTGCGGCTTTATGATCAGAGGAAATTCCTATACATGGGCCGAAATCCGTGCGCGGTCTTTTGCAGAAAATGGCGAATAA
- a CDS encoding MerC domain-containing protein encodes MKIKINWDALGIVASVACAIHCALLPLFLSSLPLFGVNIIENIHFEYFMIGLAFILGTYALYHGFKKHHHSWWPVILFTAGILLLILKVNFHQLEWVLLIPSVGCIVVAHFLNFRLCRKHDHAHSDDCSH; translated from the coding sequence ATGAAGATTAAAATCAATTGGGACGCATTGGGAATAGTAGCTTCTGTGGCATGTGCGATACATTGCGCCCTGCTTCCTCTTTTTTTAAGCAGCCTCCCCTTATTCGGTGTTAATATTATAGAAAATATTCATTTTGAGTATTTCATGATTGGCCTAGCATTTATACTGGGTACTTATGCTTTATACCATGGTTTTAAAAAACACCATCACAGCTGGTGGCCGGTTATCTTATTCACGGCAGGCATTCTTTTACTCATTCTGAAAGTCAACTTTCACCAACTGGAATGGGTCTTACTAATACCTTCTGTTGGATGTATTGTGGTTGCTCACTTCCTCAACTTTAGACTTTGCAGAAAACATGACCATGCACACAGCGATGATTGTTCTCATTAA
- a CDS encoding 3-keto-disaccharide hydrolase produces MKYTVITTLTGLLLMSSSYGQQKLNMDSLMKESKKTEVWEPVPVMVSPGKSASEAPSDAIVLFNGKNLNAFQKKGGGLPGWKVDAQGILNVVKGSGDIETKDKFGSCQLHIEWRSPLAIAGNGQSRGNSGIFLMGKYELQVLDSYNNPTYSNGQAGSIYKQHIPLVNASRKPGEWQSYDIIFNAPRFFSDGTLQQPATITVLHNGVLVQNNVTILGGTEWIGPASYKKHAEKESLVIQDHGMDGGNPVSFRNIWIRPL; encoded by the coding sequence ATGAAATACACCGTTATTACCACCCTTACTGGTCTTCTGCTAATGAGCAGTAGCTATGGACAACAAAAGCTTAACATGGACAGCTTAATGAAAGAATCCAAAAAAACTGAAGTATGGGAACCTGTTCCTGTTATGGTTAGTCCGGGAAAATCAGCCAGTGAAGCTCCCTCCGATGCCATTGTTTTATTCAATGGTAAAAACCTGAATGCCTTTCAGAAAAAAGGCGGAGGATTGCCTGGCTGGAAAGTGGATGCACAAGGAATTTTAAATGTGGTGAAAGGATCAGGTGATATTGAAACCAAAGACAAATTTGGCAGCTGCCAGTTGCATATAGAATGGAGATCTCCCTTGGCCATTGCTGGAAATGGTCAGAGCAGAGGCAACAGTGGTATTTTTTTAATGGGTAAGTATGAATTACAGGTACTGGATTCCTATAACAATCCTACTTATTCCAATGGGCAAGCAGGAAGTATTTATAAGCAACATATACCGCTGGTAAACGCCTCCAGAAAACCCGGTGAATGGCAGAGCTATGATATTATTTTTAATGCACCCCGCTTTTTCTCGGATGGGACTTTACAGCAGCCAGCTACTATTACTGTATTACACAATGGAGTATTGGTACAGAACAATGTAACTATTTTAGGGGGTACAGAATGGATTGGACCTGCTTCTTACAAAAAACACGCTGAGAAAGAATCTCTGGTTATACAAGATCATGGAATGGATGGCGGCAATCCGGTTAGCTTTAGAAATATCTGGATAAGACCTTTATAA
- a CDS encoding FIST signal transduction protein: protein MKTAQLQYGSGKWIIGDLPEDFPAEKAQLVLVFGSGELVTKETIFSSIEARFPKADIVSCSTSGEILHKEVYDDTLVVTAIYFEKATTQAVSVDISQSVDSYETGKTLMGMLNQDQLVSVFVISEGSFINGSELVAGFNSVNTNNIPVTGGLAGDAARFAKTQVGLNSAAKEGTVVAIGFYGQGLLVGHSSFGGWDEFGKERVITRSVKNVLYEIDGQKALDLYKEYLGPYVDELPGSALLFPISLRTDDSTKNLVRTILNVNESDGSMIFAGNMPEGSKMRLMKVNFEKVINGSSVAAINTASMHENNKANLAILISCVGRKLILQDRTSEEVEAAQKVFGDHTTITGFYSYGELSPFNPGSNCELHNQTMTITTFTEI, encoded by the coding sequence ATGAAAACTGCCCAGCTTCAATATGGTTCGGGGAAATGGATTATTGGTGATTTACCAGAAGATTTTCCTGCTGAAAAAGCACAATTGGTTTTGGTTTTTGGATCTGGAGAACTGGTCACCAAAGAAACAATCTTTTCCTCCATTGAAGCGAGGTTTCCCAAAGCAGATATTGTTTCCTGTTCTACATCTGGTGAAATTCTACACAAAGAAGTGTACGACGATACGCTGGTAGTTACGGCTATCTATTTTGAAAAAGCAACAACCCAGGCTGTATCAGTAGATATCTCTCAGTCAGTAGATAGCTATGAAACAGGAAAAACCCTGATGGGAATGCTAAACCAAGATCAGTTGGTATCTGTATTTGTAATTTCAGAGGGTTCTTTTATCAACGGATCTGAATTGGTGGCTGGTTTTAATTCAGTAAATACGAATAATATTCCGGTAACCGGCGGTTTGGCTGGTGATGCGGCAAGATTTGCGAAAACGCAGGTTGGATTGAATAGTGCAGCTAAGGAAGGTACAGTAGTTGCCATTGGATTCTATGGCCAGGGATTATTGGTAGGACATAGTTCCTTTGGGGGATGGGATGAATTTGGTAAAGAGAGAGTGATAACGAGGTCGGTAAAAAATGTATTGTATGAAATTGACGGACAAAAAGCACTTGATTTATACAAGGAATACCTAGGTCCTTATGTTGATGAGTTACCGGGTTCCGCTTTATTATTCCCTATTTCATTACGTACAGATGACAGCACGAAGAATCTGGTAAGAACTATTCTGAATGTGAATGAATCGGATGGCTCAATGATATTTGCGGGAAATATGCCAGAAGGAAGCAAGATGCGATTGATGAAAGTGAACTTTGAAAAAGTAATTAACGGATCATCTGTTGCCGCTATCAATACGGCTTCCATGCACGAAAATAATAAAGCCAATCTGGCCATACTAATCAGCTGTGTTGGACGAAAATTGATTTTACAAGACAGAACTTCTGAAGAAGTAGAAGCTGCTCAGAAAGTATTTGGTGACCACACTACTATTACTGGTTTTTATTCGTATGGTGAGCTCTCGCCTTTTAATCCTGGTTCTAATTGTGAATTGCACAATCAAACCATGACCATCACTACATTTACTGAAATATAA